The Nitrosomonas sp. genomic sequence GTATTCGCTCCAGCAGGATCAATAACAATACCAGCAACATGACTATCGCCAGCAAGCCACGCCCCAGATAAATATCTGGAAACAGATAGAATATAAATGTCATAACGGCAAAACCCATTGCCAATGATGGCAGTAGCTTGAGCAAGATACTTTCAGCATCCTGCTTGGCGTTCGGCTGATACATTCCTAGCGCCGCCATGCAGGCCATGACCACCACCATAAACAATACCGCACCAGGCAATTGGTTCAACACCAGCTCCGAAGCCGATCCTTCCCATTGCATAAAACGAATACCAGCACCAGCAAAAAAAGCCAACAACAGCAGAGCCGCCTCGATACCGGCAAGCAATAACGATATTCTGGAAATATAATGATTGGAAATTCGGATCAAAACACATACCCCATCAAGGAACAACTAAACAACCAGATAAAGATGTCCTAGCGACAAATACTGGCAAAAGTTCAATATAGCAGGTATTTTGACACAACAATTAATTGCGTTTATGTCTCTGGAGTAGGTCCTTGATGTGGATGCCCGGTATGGCATAGCTGATTCCACTGGGATTACTCAATACGGACTCTTTTTTATCCTTTACAAAAACCATATTGATCACGCCGTACACTACGCCCGTTTCCTGGTCATATAAAGGACTCCCACTGTTGCCGGGATAGGCGGTGCCATCAAGCTGAAAGACCTTGTAGGCGGATCGCTGTAATTGGCGGATTTTATTTGCATCCAGCTGCTTGGCGTTAAATGCGGGCAGAATGATGGGCGTGATTGAGGCAACACTGGCTCGATGCGTCACCGGGTAGAAGCCCAGAACCATTCCAATTGGAAACCCAGTAAATGCCAGCATCTGACCTTCACGGATCACACTCGAATCTCCAAGCTTCACCGTCGGCAGAGACGTTCCTTCAATCTGCAACAAAGCAATATCGTATTCCTTTTCCAGCGCAACTACTTTTGCAGTTCTCAATTCAGGCCTGTCGCCGCTACCCGTCATGATAACCAGTGATTCTTTCTGTATATCAGATGACAATTCAGGCACCACGTGTGCATTCGTGATTATGTGCAGACCATCATCCACCACAAAACCTGTCCCCAGAAAATTCAAGGGTGGGGAACGTGTTTTCTGATAGGTGCCAATGCCGACTATCGCCGGCTTGATTCGCTCTATTGTATCGGCAAGGTCAGCACGTGCTGGCGCAACGACAAACAGCATCATCCACGCAACCCAAACACCATACAAAGCAAACGAACCTAAACTCAGACCAAGCCATCGTCGATCAAACATCATGGTTTTAAACATCCTGCTTGTCTATTAGCTAAAAAACCGTTACAGGTTGGTAGGGACAAAACTGATCTAATAGGTCAATAATTTTCTGAGGAGTTTTTCCACCATATTTTTTATATAAAAAATATGGTAGGCGGTATTGGAATCGAACCAATGACTTCCACCGTGTGAAGGTGACACTCTACCGCTGAGTTAACCGCCTTTGTTGCCTTTAAACGACAAGATTAGACCATAGCCTGTTTACTCAGGTCAACGACTATTCTACTCAATATTTAGATATGCGCTTGTGATCAGATGGTTATTATTTTCTGACCTTCTAAATATCCTCACAAAAGCTGCATTTTAATTCTAAGCACGCCCTGGCTGATTGCAAGTAACACTGCAAAGCCACGAACTTAGGAGTAAAATCAAGGCCCCTTAATCTTTAACACAAGGAAAATATTTATGAAAACAGTTTGGTTAGGTACATTCGTTGCTGCTGCTTTGTTGTTTACGGGTATTGCTCAGGCAAGTGCTGAGCTGGCTGGGAAAAATAACTGTACTGCCTGCCATCAGACTGAAGTAAAAGTGGTTGGCCCTGCGCTCAAGGATATTGCTGTCAAATATGCCGGAGTGGACGGCGCTGCTGATCAACTGGCTGGCAAAATCAAGAACGGCAGCAGCGGTGTTTGGGGAAACATCCCTATGCCACCAAATGTCAATGTCAGCGATGAAGAAGCGAAGGCTCTGGCTGAATGGATTCTGTCACTCAAGTAGTCTGATTCTTTAGTTTCAAAA encodes the following:
- a CDS encoding trypsin-like peptidase domain-containing protein, which codes for MMLFVVAPARADLADTIERIKPAIVGIGTYQKTRSPPLNFLGTGFVVDDGLHIITNAHVVPELSSDIQKESLVIMTGSGDRPELRTAKVVALEKEYDIALLQIEGTSLPTVKLGDSSVIREGQMLAFTGFPIGMVLGFYPVTHRASVASITPIILPAFNAKQLDANKIRQLQRSAYKVFQLDGTAYPGNSGSPLYDQETGVVYGVINMVFVKDKKESVLSNPSGISYAIPGIHIKDLLQRHKRN
- a CDS encoding c-type cytochrome, which produces MKTVWLGTFVAAALLFTGIAQASAELAGKNNCTACHQTEVKVVGPALKDIAVKYAGVDGAADQLAGKIKNGSSGVWGNIPMPPNVNVSDEEAKALAEWILSLK